The Syngnathus acus chromosome 12, fSynAcu1.2, whole genome shotgun sequence genome contains the following window.
ACCAATTACAGTTTCCTCTTGGAGGCCATCAATGGAGTTTCGGAGCTGGCTAAAGAGCGTACGAGGCAGTATGTGTCACTCAATGTGACCACCAATCAGGCTGGTATGTAGTCGATTTACTGTTTGTCCATAAATGGTCGTGTGTGGGCGGAGCTTTGTCGCTGAGACTAATTATGCTGATGTTTACATGATGGTagttttgcatttcattttttcacattttattttttgcaacaaCAATGAGCATAAGGGATAATAATAGAGAGAACGGATCTCACCATACTTGTCAATCTGACGAGCTTTTTTGGTTTCCATTCAAATGGAGATTAAAATTGCAACAGCATCTGCTTGGGAAGCCAATTTTTCTTGTTAACAAGTAAATTGTGCTTGCGTAGTTTAGTTTTGTTTGTAATGAAATGGCAAGATGGCGGGATGATGGAACGAGCAGAATAAAATGTCTGCGTTCTGCTTCCATTTAGGGgataaattgaaaaagaagACAGTTTATTGACGAAAGGTTTGCATGCTATCGTGGAATCGGAGGAAGTCGTAATAGCGGACGGTCACTCGGTCTGGGAAAAGACGAGACAGATGGTTGTTTGACAGTCAAGAGAAGCGACAGACCTCTAACCCTGCCGTCACTGTGACTGTCAGCAATCTGAGTGGATTACACCAGAGCGCAGAGCTCCCTTTGAGTTCATCGGAGTTGTGGCGGGATTAGAGTTAACCAAATTGGAGATTAGGGATTACATTAGATTACATATGACTGGCAAAATCGCCACTCCTTGGCAATGGGTGCAATTATTCTGGTTAAATTACACTTGTTCTTTTCATTCAAGTGTTGGGAACCCATTTTGGACAAATTAGCCCTTTCTTATGTTAATTGTTGTCAGATATCATAATTCATAAACCTAATAGATCACATGATCATTTTATCCAAAGGCCAGTTTGGAAATTTGTCAAATTGTCATCTGGATTGGAATCATGGCCAAgtagttaccgtatttttcagactataagaCTCATTTAAAATTGACAGTGGAAAATGCAATCTTAATATGGCTAATATTTGGACATTTCCCAAAATGTTTGAGTGAGACTgtgccttataacccggtccaaaaaatacagtatcagattttttttcttcaacacaGCAACAAAATAATTCCATTACTGCCTCCAGCAGATGGACAGAAAGATTACGCCGAAGGTATGATAGTTACTTCGTGACAGCAGGTTGCTTACACACAGTGAGAAAAGATATTAGTAAGCCCCCAAAGGACCCCCAAAATGTGCTGGTAGCAGTTCACTACAGTGCAAACCGTGTTAATTTCCTCACAGAGTTGTGTTCAATGGCTTGATTAAGGCTGACAGCTTTGTTAGTTACCAGAGATGCAAAACAGATGTCACCTTTCCCAGATGTTGCTACCATCATCATTCCACTCGGGCTTTCGGCATCATTTCAATCCTATTCCCTGCTGCACTTTAAACAATCCTGAGCCCATTTTGGCTATAGCTGCAGTCGCAACAAGACATTTCTCTGATCAGTCCTTGCGTTTTGAATCGGGAGGCGAAAGCAGGCCAGAGCTGACAAGCCAGAGGACGAGTAGATCTGAAGTGTGGGGAAGTGTCATACTTGATAAGGGGTCAGATAAACAGACCGTTTCACGGTGTCCCTGTAAAGCCGCGTCAAATAATAAAACGGCGGTGCTGAGGGGCAGGTTCACGGAAGCGCCATGTCCATCACACCGACCGGCAGATTAGAAATGTTGGAGGCCGTTATGCAGCACGAGCACAAAACTTTATGAAGTtggggattttgtttttctgacaAGTGCATTGCAGATGTTATAAAACCAAAAGATTAGTTTGAAATAGAGTCGGGAGAAAACAagatgaaatcggtgaaagctTATCTACTTCTCTTCCACTTTTGGTTCGACTGATATTTCTTTCAGTGTACTTATAAACCCGAGCTCGATGTTCGAGGGtctgtattgatttttttttttttcttttcctaaaGCTTGCAGAGCAAAGTGGTTGGCTCGGGTTTTATTTTCAGCACTGTGATAATGATGTAAGGCGGAGGTACTTGAAGTTGACAAGTGGGCAGCTGTCAGCGCTAAAAAGTTAACGTGCGGAAAATTGCCGACATTGGTGCTCGTTTTATGAAATACCCAAAAATGTTTGCGCGCGAGAAGCGCGACGCCTTTCCCGTCGTGTCTGTTTATGAAACCCTcataatttataaatatatgagAAGTACTTTGGGTGCCTTACTCCCGGTTAATCTGCAGGAAAACTAAAGGCACTCCGTCACGATGACGGCCGTGCCTTTACAGTATTTAAAAAGAGAGTGTGTGTCGGTTTTTGGTTTCAGGCTTTTAAGATGTTGCAGATAGGACTTTTGTGAAAGCATCTACTCCAGGATACAGTTACCGTCGTATGTAGCCGTGATTTATTCCCTGTGGTGTTCTGCTGAGACCATTGAAACTGAAACGTTGTTTGgtgtcacacacagacacacacacacacacgttgtcGACGTTGCCAGAGGGAGCATTTTGCCTGGTTAAAAGCCTCTTGTGTCGTAGATTCTCCAACTGTCCCTGGGAGAGTTGGGCCAAGCGTTCAGGTTACGTTCAGGATGGCTCAATGACGGATGCACACTCACGCAAGTTGGCTCGCTCCAGAATAAATTacctaaataaaaaatgttcaaatcgAATTCACACAACCTCAGGGTAGTTGAATTTAAAGCATGCAAAGCCAACCTGGGTACTTTTGAATTTTGACGTTTTCTCCAATTTTTCTTCCTGAATTTTTTACAATCAAATTCTCAACTGTTCGagtctccatttttttcacacCACCCTACATGAACCAGGAAGTAGCCTACTAAAATTGctcctaatattttttttgtgttgcggCTCCCTCAGCATTGTGACAGATTGATACAGTCGGACTCGCCTTCTCCTCTGCCAGCATTGAATGAATTGCCCAAGATTTAACTGGATAGTTTAATTAGACACTCGGGCATTTCAATGCCAAAATTGTCGCTGAGCTGCCTTGGCCTAGAAATCCTCTCATTGGTTGGAACAGCTCAGTGGGTTGAAAACAATCAAGAATTCCCGAAGGAGCTTGAATACAAAAAGTGTCGTGCCGTTGGGGGGGACCTGATGGATGAAATGAGTCACATAGTCACAAATTACAACTGATTGGAAATATCTTCATAATTTTGAAATGGTCTCAGAATAGCAATTTTGGCCCTGTGTGATATTTTCGACTGTTTGATTAAACTTCACTGTCAGTTGTCAGCTCTGTTGTTGtaattgtgcatgtgtgtgtgtttgtgggtgtGTGCAGCACCTTCGCCGGTGAGTGTGGTGAGAAAAGGTCATGCCGGTAAGAGCAGCATCGCGCTTTCCTGGGCAGAACCGGACCGACCCAACGGCATCATCTTGGAATATGAGATCAAGTATTTTGAGAAGGTAAAGGAACAAATGTTACTAATATTAGTAGTTTAGTTGCGCAATACTTTATTTTGCCGATCTATACGTAACCAAAATATTCTACTGCCGAACATATTCTGGGTTTTCTTCACAGTCCATGATTTTGCTGACACACCTACTAAACGGCACCTTGTGAAAATAATGTTGCCTTTCCCCAAAGCTGTTATGAAGGTGGACATTGTTAAAGAGAGCAATTTGATGCTTCAGCTCAGTTCAGTGATCCTGTGCCCTTCCTCCTCTCTCCCTTTCATTCTTGTAAGCATTCTTTTCTGGGAAGGTCATAATAAaggtaaagagagagagagcgagaaggggaaaaaaaaagaaggtttGTGGTCAGTGGTTAGCTAATGGTTTCTGGCTAATGGACTGGCTTTGAGCCTTGTTTAAACCTGATGAGGTTACACTTGGGAAACTGATCCGCAGACATTCAAACAAAGCTGAGCACTGAGcgcaccagaaaaaaaaaaaatctgtttcaaATATGCACTTTCTCTTCCAACAGGAGCAGGACTCCAGCTACACCATCATAAAATCCAGGGAGACAGAGATGGTGGTGGAAAGCCTCAAACCCTCTTCGGTCTACATCTTCCAGGTCGGACAAAATCCATATCGACATCGATTAATGATAATGACATGACACGGAAAAGAATCTACGCAAGGCGGGCGAGCACTTGCAAAGATTTAGCTTATTGGAAGTGACGtataaatcaaacaaatggTCCCTCGGAAATAATAACGCGCCGGACCAATAAAGATATTTGGAAGTGGTTATAGTCAGTAGAATTCAATACTGGGCAATCTGTTCCAGGCGGCTGATCAATTTGATCACACTTGATATTAATCCCCCCTTTGAGAAATAATCGAAATAATGTGAGGATTGAATATGTGTGGACTTTGCAGGTGCGAGCCAGAACATCTGCGGGCTACGGCGCGTTTAGCCGGCGTTTTGAATTCCAGACCAGCCCTTACCGTGAGTTCACACAAAAGCGAGAAAAACGGGGAGTGTAAGCCCGAGCGGGCGAGCGTGGCGATATAAAAACCTCACACCTGTATCAGCAGCATAGTCCAAGTCTTTTTACATCCCgccctgtctttttttttttttttttattggcagTAACAGCCACCAGCGAACGTGCCCAGGCATCCATAGTAGCGGTGGCTATCACTTTGGCGCTCGTCCTGCTGGCGGTGGTGGCTGGATTTCTACTAAGCGGACGGTAAGGCGGCCAATCGGTTCGGAGGCCGCTGCGCCACCTGAGCCGTGCCCTCAATCAATTTGACAGATAAGCAAAGTGATGCTTCCCCCGGGGATCGGCCTACGTTGATGTAGCTCGATTTCATGTGGTTGGATGGAAATCGCTGATCTATGTTATGATTACCTTCAAATGTAGCCCGGAGTTGTTATGACAACCCGGTCGTTGCTCTTTGATGAGGACGAGAGTAGTCCAAGGCATTCCTCATCTCATTGGATCTGGATTGGCATGAGAAGTGTTTAAACTTGTTTGTATAAAAGGTCGGTAAAGAGCGAAGCCGACGCATCCGTCAGTATCACAGCTCCAAGCTGCAGCCTTCAGCCGCATCCGCTGTGGAGGTCACGTAGAGCAGCTGCTGTGGTCACAATGCTTTACTGTCAGAGCTTGGATTCATGAATATCATTGATCCTTGTAGGAGAATATGCTGAGACGCGCTGTTTTCTGCCAGTGTGTTGTGTCTGTCTGGGGGAGTGCCCAGCATGCAGTATCTACAACCGATGGgcctcgtaaaaaaaaaaaaaaaaagtctggacTTTAGTGGAATATATGCTGTGTGGCCAAACTCATCAATTATCATTGGAATattcatacaaaaaataattcaaaaaaagTGCTTGGATTATTTTCACCAAATATAcgtaacaataataataaataaatgataataataaattgaaaattCTCAAGTATAGTGCATGTGTGACAAAAGGTTAAAAATGGAAGCCCaagagaataaataaaaaaataattcaagtgCCTGGATTATTTTCACCAAATATatgtaacaataataataaaaaaattataataaattgaaaattCTCAAGCAtagtacatgtgtgacaaaagGTTAAAAATGGAAGCCCaagagaataaataaaaaaaataattcaagaaAAGTGCCTGGATTATATTCACCAAATATatgtaacaataataataaaaaaatgataataataaattgaaaattCTCAAGTAtagtacatgtgtgacaaaagGTTCAAAATGGAAGCCCAAGAGAATTTCCCTTGTTGAATTTGGGCCAGGAACCCAGCCCCAggccaccccccctccccatcttTACTGTCCAGACTGCTAACGCACATCCGTTGACATAGAATCAGGGCACACATGTGTAGACGCACTTCAACGCAGTGATGCATGtccacacgcatacacacggACGTCGGCCATACAGGAAGTCCGAAGGCCGAGTGGCCACTGGGCAAGCTCAAATCCCTTAACTCAACAGATCCGGAAAGCTAGACACCCTCGGGcagacacaaaacacacacgcacgcatataTACAGTGAATATCCAGCTGCCCATGGAAAGCCTCTTGGATTTTCTGTCCTACACAATAAGAGCTGCAtgcgtgaatatttggaatttgTTTGACTTACCCgcgcaaaaatgacaaaactaaGCTATGCTTACCTTAAATATATTATACATAGAAATTAGTGCAGCATTGCTTTACTCAATTGACAAATAAGCACATTTCAAGTTTGATCAACCGTGAAAATAAGAAGCTCGTGTTCTTGTTGAGCATTTTTGGCAGGCATCATAAATTTCCTGATTGGATTCAATTACAGATGGTTAGCCGGCATTAAAATAattggaatgtgtgtgtgtgtatgtgtgtgtgtgtgtgtgtatgcaccCATGGCTTTTTGGTACAAAATCAATCTTCTTTGTTTAATCTAGGTTATCTGATTGTATCCGATGGCTCGGATGTGTAAATATTGACGTAGAGAAATTGTTTGGACTGGCGCAAACCCGTGGGTGGATTTTTGGGTACACaggcaaaaaccaaaaaaaaatgactataGTAAATTGCTCAtgcataacattttaaaaaaagaaaaaaatccttctACTTTGCTGTTTaattctagaaaaaaaaaattgaacgacagaataaataaatacaatactacaaatatattttttctctttcctaGGCGGTGTGGCtacagcaaagcaaagcaagatcccgaagaggaaaaaatgcacttcCATAATGGGCACAGTAAGTTTGCATTGCATTTTGTCACCATCCAATGGAAAACGTGTATCTAAATACGTTCTGGATTTCCGGGTGAGACAATAAGTCATCAGCGGTTAACTATGGCGAGTTCAAACGGTGGCCGGGTCGTTACGGGTTAGTTTCCCCCCGGAAGGTCTGACCATGTGTGTCTCCATGACACTCCAGTCAGAGATCTTCGGGGCATTTGATTGTTGGCACACTGGCCCAATCCAAACATAGCCATAATGGTTTCCCCGTCTTGACTGCCTCATATATTTGGCAACATTTTGGCATTGTCTTCTGTAGCCCATCTGTTGCAATTAGGGATGACCGAGACTGCCGTGTTGGCTCATAAGAAGCAGAATGCTGCCAGAGTGTGTTACTAGCACACTGAAAGACTtaccccaaataaaaaaaaaaaacttttatgaTATTCGTGTGTCTGCAGTAAAGTTCCCGGGAGTGCGTACCTACATTGACCCCCTCACCTACGAAGACCCTAACCAGGCTGTGCATGAATTTGCCCAAGAGATTGACGTGTCATTCATCTCCATCGAAAGAATCATTGGCGCTGGTAAGTTTTTTTAGCTTGTTGTTCCATTTAGATATTTGCAGCTCTAAGCTCTATGTGTATGTGCCTCAGGGGAGTTTGGCGAGGTGTGCAGCGGCCCGCTAAGGTTGCCGGGGAAAAGGGAGATGCAGGTCGCCATCAAGACGTTGAAAGCGGGATACACGGAGCATCAGAGACGTGACTTCCTGTGGGAGGCGTCAATCATGGGCCAGTTTAATCATCCCAACATCATTCGTCTGGAGGGCGTGGTCACCAAGAGTCAGTGTCTtctaataattaaaaaatataatataatattaatttatgtatttatttattcttttcagGTAAACCAGTGATGATTATCACCGAATACATGGAGAATGGGTCACTGGACACATTCCTTAaggtaggaaaaaaaagaatattgtaAGATACAACTGACAAGTAGATGATAAGGAACAAACTGAATAGAGGTAAATATGGCATTAACTATAGACAATGGGGATGAATAATAATGAGCAAAGCAGTAAGATTGCAGCCACAGTCTGAAAGCTAATCAGTGAATGGATTATCGTCGCTAAAGTGTGTCCTTCTCTGgatgtaaaaatgaataaatacatttgggtGATTTTGTTGAATGCTGCACCGCAGTTGTTGGCAAAGCGGATCAACGGGGAATGACAATACAGCCAATTAGCTTTTATTATTCCAGCTAAATGCCTCATTAAGTTCAGACATTCAAAGCCCATTGTAGCTACTTGCTGCAAACATGACTGGAACGACTGTCAACGGGAATCTCAATCGTTCTTGCTGCAAACCACTTCAAGCTTTTCATACCTTCCAATGGCACCTTGTTCAATTAAAGCAGTTCAGGTTAGCTTCTTAAATTCTTGTGGTTCATCTCAGCAATGTCAAAATGGTACTAAAAATCCTTCAGAATGTTGTGAGAAGCAAAGGAAGTGCTCGCAGGACGGTCCTGGGTGCcaaaaggagggagggaggggtcgAGCAGCAGGCAGAGCAGCTCGCACAAGCCTGTCAAGTAATTACATGGATGGCTGCTGTACTGAGGACAGTATAAATGACACCGCCAAGTGTCTGGACGGGCTTCTGGATTAGTTGTTGCACCATTTTGACAATGCAGTAAGCGATGCTCATACTCATACGTCAGGCTTAACACGGAATTGAATTTCTAAATGGGACCTTACACTGTCGATTCTTTGGTGGGCTAGATAAGTGGTGGAAAATCAAATTGAAACCACAAAAGGAAAGTAGGTTCATGGTAACAAAGGGGATGTACCGACACAAGTTCCCTGATGATCAATTTAGGGCTGTCacaattgaatatttttagaatcgattATTCTTTTGATTAATCGACTCATCGGATAAAAAGGTTTTTGCATGAAAGTGTATCGCAAAATCATTTTCCCCATTTactgttgtttatttggtattgTTTAGTGATAAAAACAACTACCGTATTGTCctcactataaggcgcaccggattataaggcgcaccttcgaTGAAtgtcccattttaaaactttgtccatatataagtccatatatttggacacgcctgccgtagtggctcaatatcggtccatatataaggcgcaccggattataaagcgcactgtcggcttttgagaaaattggaggtttttaggtgcgccttatagtgcggaaaatacagtaaatgaaattttgtgtttcaaggctgACCCTAAAAATGCCTCTCAATTCTATAATCGATTGTCGATTAATCAGTTCATTTTGACAGCTGAAGCTCAATTCAAACcaacaatttctttttttgtcttccactCCAGAAAAATGATGGTCAGTTCACTGTTATCCAGCTGGTTGGTATGCTACGTGGCATTGCATCTGGCATGAGGTACtaacacccacacacataATTTGATATTGACAGCAATTCTCCACGGCTCGCTTCTAAAAGCCAATCGTCTCCTTCTCGCTAATGAATGCAGGTACTTGTCTGACATGGGTTACGTCCACCGCGATCTGGCAGCTCGAAACATCCTGGTCAACAGCAACCTTGTGTGCAAAGTCTCTGATTTCGGCCTATCCCGCGTTCTGGAGGACGACCCTGAGGCTGCTTACACCACACGGGTAAGGCACTGCATTTTGATTTGGGAAAGCGCCTTGgcagtttgttttcattttcacataaAAGAAATTGCTTGTCCCACACAGCCCAAGGTGACATTTAAAAGTTGACCAACTACTCTGTTTACAATAAATGGTAAATCACGTATTGAAAGGCTGAAAGACGGATTATAttatatgctttttttttttttcatccacacTCCAAATGGCCACACAATAGTggacgtctttttttttacgagtGACATCCTTTCAAATGAATCTCCAGCTTCCAGCCAATTAGTCGCCTCGGCCTCTCCGGCACTCAATTAGCGCCAAACATCCCGTCACTCACCTCTCTTCCTGCTCTCCACTCATTCTCACTCGCTGGCGTTTTCCTCGGCTCCGACTGAACAGCGTGAGGAACATCATCCACACCCTTCACATCATCAGACTCGGAGATATCCCGCTGCTGTGTTCATCAATGCCGCATCAAGCTAATTTCACTTCTCATCGACTGAAAGCACATTTGGCTCAGCAGTCATCCCGGGAAATGTTCTATCTTAGCGATGAACGCTTTATAATGAAGTCACGcggctgcacacacacatcacatgACTATTTGTAAAAGAATATCAACCTTGTTATCTTTATTGCAAAATTAGCATTCATTAATATGACGGTGGGTTGTCTCGTGTTTGAGTCCAGTTTAAAACCTttggtaataaaaatgaaaaaaaaaattttcatttttttgtaatattctTATATATTTTGTCACAGGGCGGGAAAGATTCCAATTCGCTGGACAGCTCCCGAGGCCATCGCATTCCGGAAGTTCACCTCAGCCAGCGACGTGTGGAGTTACGGCATCGTCATGTGGGAAGTGATGTCGTACGGCGAGCGTCCATACTGGGAGATGTCCAATCAAGATGTAAGTTCTGGAATTTCTGTGTATTTTCACCTCACACAGATTTGTCCTCCCCAGtcatttgcatgaaatatcactgatatttttaaaatgccttGTTGCTGGGAttctgtacaaaaaaatggcacaaGGACGTCTTAGTGAAATCCACGAGGCTTCCTCTAATGTCAGAAGCGATTGATGTCAATCTATTCCTGCAAAGTGTTGACAATGAGAATGAATAGCTTTAATGGAAGATTAGATTTTCTAGCGTGTGTGGGGAAGGGAGGCGAAGCACAAAGTTGCACAGCTAAGCAGAACCTCGTGGGAGGGAatatcacactttttttttttttaacatttgctcCGTTGAGcttccatttttattgtaGCCGTGAACACCATGTCGGAGCAAAtgacatgacatttttaagTAGCCGGCGACCTAAATCACTTGCGGGTGAGGAGCGTGTCGGAGGACCTGAAAAGTACAACCCAGAAGTCCTCCAAGATTTCAACGGCGTGGAAGCAgacacgtgcacacgcagccCTGCGGTGACCTCCTCATCCGCCAGCCCCTCCCacctccttttttcttttgcttatGAGGCCGTCTGTCTCCAAGAAGTGGCGAGAGGGGGAGTAAGGGAGGATGAAAGAAGGGAAGTAGAGGAGGACGTTTGATGTTTAATTGAAAGCGTTATGGCGGATTTTCTCCGATCCGCACAAGAAATTGCAGCTACTTTCTGAAAGCCTTCTccttggtttcattttttcctgCACTCCATCGCTTTTCCTCTCATCCTGCCTTTTGTCTTTCatctgcattcttttttttttgccagtcaGCTTGGTGTAGTTGTGCCTCGTGGCGTGTTGGCCTTCTCACCGTGCACTCCCACGCATGTGCGTTTAAATgcaatctgtttttttgttttttttggactgaACTTC
Protein-coding sequences here:
- the LOC119131215 gene encoding ephrin type-A receptor 5 isoform X1 yields the protein MKARWRSCGAALVAWTWVWSVAWCIPANEVNLLDSRSVAGDLGWVSYPKNGWEEIGEVDEDYAPIHTYQVCRVMEQNQNNWLHTNWILTEGAQRVYIELKFTLRDCNSLPGGVGTCKETFNMYYYETDGWELEDGEMGDGDGITEEEDRALKESQYIKIDTIAADESFTELDLGDRVMKLNTEVRDLGPLTRKGFFLAFQDLGACIALVSVRVFYKRCPFLVKSLAEFSDTIPGSEASQLVEVVGRCINNSLPLYEPPRMHCSTEGEWLVPIGKCVCQPGFEEILGSCQACKVGFYRSLLESLLCSKCPPHSVARHTGATVCSCEEGYYKIDSDPPNMACTRPPSAPRNAISNVNETSVFLEWSVPMESGGRKDIRYNVLCRQVLPDGRGLEECGANVRFLPRQVGLTNTSVMVADLQSHTNYSFLLEAINGVSELAKERTRQYVSLNVTTNQAAPSPVSVVRKGHAGKSSIALSWAEPDRPNGIILEYEIKYFEKEQDSSYTIIKSRETEMVVESLKPSSVYIFQVRARTSAGYGAFSRRFEFQTSPYLTATSERAQASIVAVAITLALVLLAVVAGFLLSGRRCGYSKAKQDPEEEKMHFHNGHIKFPGVRTYIDPLTYEDPNQAVHEFAQEIDVSFISIERIIGAGEFGEVCSGPLRLPGKREMQVAIKTLKAGYTEHQRRDFLWEASIMGQFNHPNIIRLEGVVTKSKPVMIITEYMENGSLDTFLKKNDGQFTVIQLVGMLRGIASGMRYLSDMGYVHRDLAARNILVNSNLVCKVSDFGLSRVLEDDPEAAYTTRGGKDSNSLDSSRGHRIPEVHLSQRRVELRHRHVGSDVVRRASILGDVQSRCH